A segment of the Scophthalmus maximus strain ysfricsl-2021 chromosome 11, ASM2237912v1, whole genome shotgun sequence genome:
accttctcttcttccttcatgtGTTTAAATAAGTGTAGTTCCCTGCGTGGCCCAGCAGGTGGCGGTGGGGTCGCCTGAAAGACTGGGAGATGAAGCAcaagaataaaaagaagaatgtcactgcagtcaaaacaaactcaccatatttatttaactgcaaaagctctgaataaaaaaaacaaacaaaaaaaacaaacatgataaacaacaacagcttcGTCCTGGTTCAATTAAAAATCTGAAGAACGACTCGCGACGGAGACGAGTCGACTGAGACCAGTGCAAATGaatcccactcctcctcccccccgggataagaaaactaataaaaaaaagaagttcattGAAACAGTAAAGTGCATGTTTGGAGAAAATGCCCCTCGGCCCCGCCCACTCTGTCGTCGTAGCTTTAGAGACTGAACAGGCGGCGAGGGGTCACACActgagcaaaaaaaccaaaaaaccctgCTTCTTCTGGACAGAGATGTCGTGGAAGTGCAAACAGGACGCACGAgttcagacattcatgtttcATCACCTTACGTACAAACCTGAAGTCCAGTCGGAACAACACATCCAGTGGTTAACATGCAAAACATACGGTATATGTTCGACACAGATTCTCGCACACCGTACTGTACATACATCGGAGGTCACACAAGTTgacgcattcacacacacacacacacacacacacacacacatcatgcagcctctcacacacacgcgtgtcCAGTCGTGTCCGGTGCACCGAGGTTCACATGGTGTTGTACAGCGCGGTGACGGCTCGCTGCTTTGTCTCGGCGGACGATCTGCGGGAGCGTCTTGACGAGTGTCCCCTTCCCGGCTGACACGACGCGGTGAGCGCAATGCCCTCGGGCTCCTCCCTCCcgcccgccgcctcctcctcctcctcctcctcctcctcgtcttcctgcGAACAGCGGCGAGGAGCGGGGGAGAGGCCATGGGGAGAATTAGTCTTTGCGGCGGAGGAGGCACGAGCCAACACCTTCTGCTTCTTCCAGGTGTCGTCGTGGTGACTCGGGGACGTGGGGAAAGAGTCGTGGGAGTGCGACgttgacgacgacgacgtcctGACGTGCGGCCTCAGGTCCAAGTCGCTGAGGTCGTCGGCCGACAGCTCCAGACAGTCCAGTTTGGCCAGCGAAGCCGAGCGCTTCATGAGAGAGGGCGGCGTGAGGCCCGCCTGGCGGATGCGAGCCTCCAGCTCCGTGGCCCGGTGCCGACCCCGCTCCAGGAAAATGTTCTCCTCTCGTCGGCCCCGGAGCCGCTGCCCTGCGTCCGGCTCTGGAGGAGGAGTCGGCGCTCTGCAAGGTCCGGGCTCTGTGTCCATGGCGTCTCTAGGACCCTGAGGCGGCTCTGGCTCCCGCGTTTCCCCGTCCGTCGTCTCAGTCGCAGCGACGCCCTCGTGGAGGAAGGCCTGCAACTCTCGCAGCGTCTGCTGGATCTTCTCGAGCTCCTGGCTGCCGCGAGCCAGCCTGCTCTGTGCGTCGCAGCCGGGGCCGCAGCCGCCTAGGACGCCCCGGGAACTCGACTCAAGCGTTTCTTCCGTGTCCGACTCCTGCAGCGTCACGCCATCCACAGAGATGTGGTCAGAACGGGCCTGGGGCCGGGTCGCACCCTGAGGGCTTTGGCTGTGACTCGGTCCCTGGGACTGAGATGAGGTATTTAGAGATGATTCTACTAGCGGACTAGTCGAGGCAGGCGATGATGTCAGCATATGGCTTTCTGAGACCTGGCTGTTATCTGTGCAAGGGGAGCAGGGTGGGTCGAGTCTTTCACGCTCGTGTTGTGAACCCGTTCGCTCCCCGCTCTCGTCTTTCGACGGAGCGGAATCAGGCGTGATTTCTCCCTGAGCGAGGCTTTGTTCCGTGGcgagaggaggcgagaggaggggCGGATGCTCAGCGCTCGGGGAGCACGGCGGCAGTCGGAATGGAGGGTGTTCGGCGCCGGGCGAGTGCAACGGCGAACGTTGAGGCGGCGCCACCGTCTCCATTTCCTGCCGCAgcttctgctccagctgctcgGTGGCCCGCCGCACCGAGCCCGCCGGCCACTCGAACGGCAGCGCGGAGGGAGACTGCGGGCGAGAGGGCGGCaacgtagaagaagaagaagagccgtGGGCGACTTCGCCGCAtgactctgcctcctcctcctcctcctcctgatgcTCCTGTGGGAGGAGCTGCGAGCTGTGGGAGGACGGAgcgagggacgaggaggaggtggagggaggaaggcaCGACACAGGGTGGCTTATGGCTTCGATCTCGGTGACAATGTGGCGAACTGATATTCCGTTGTCATGGTGAGGAGTTCGGTCAGGGCTGGCTCTGTCGTCACCGTCTTCAGAGAGCGGAGAGGCCTGAGAGACCGAGAGACAAACAGACTGGATCAGTCACAGGCCTTTTCTCTTTTGGGTGTGGATCAGTGAAGCAGTGACAATATTCCACACAGGCTGTTTGTGACAGCGCAAATGTAGCAAATTTGCCGATATGAGtgtttcacagacatatcgctCCTaatgtttaccgatatgaaatattttattgtgcAGAATATACAAtggagaaaacatattttacgtaaaataaataatgtttatttttttttatatgttatatatttggTCATATGTGTCTATggtaaaactaaaatatcaagcctcagtccGATTTCTTtgacataaaggtttgataacgaaatCTTAGAGGAGTCTTTGACAGAttcaaatatatgaatatataactTCCTGCTTAGTTCGTTATACGCAAACGGCAAAAACTCCGGAGAATATCCAGGCACATTTTCCGATAgatcatgtctgaaagcagctaacCCAAAATCTTGCATTCCCGTCTCCATCTGACCATCCAATTTTATAATATCCAGATCTGGATATTATAAAATCACCTGTTACCAAGGACGAGATCGATCTTTGATAAAAGATTTCATGCAAATACGTTCATAACTTTTtgggtaatcctgctgacaaacaaactaacaaaccaaTCTAATTAATCAGATTGAGTCTGTACCTGACTCCCGTTCACCGGCTCatcgccctcgtcctcgtcggTCGGTGTCCGCTGCTCCGAGGGTTCCGAGAGCGTCCGAGTTCTGCCGTCCTGGGCCAGGCCCAGAAACTTCTCCCGGGCGCTGAAGAAGTCGATGCTGTCCGTGCTGTGGTTGGACGACCCGTCGGCCTCGCCACGGCCGTAGCCTGTCTGCGGCTCgctggggttgttgttgttgtcactggCGGCCAGCGGCAGGACCTGCGGGAGCGGGCCGGCGTTTGGAGAGCTGAGCGGGCTGAGCCTGTCGCTCGTCATGTCAGACAACGACCAATCTACGACGTCCGAGTCGGTGGATCCCAGAGTGAGAGGGGAGATTTCCTCGGAGCTGCTGCGCTCGTGCAAACTGAGCGACTGTCccacctgtttgtgtttgggcACCGAGATGGACAGATGCGTGGGGGGAGGAGTGCGGTGAACGCGTTGCAGTTCAGGCGTGGGAGGTACGATGTGGAGCGACGGCGGCGGGTGGGGCACGGCGACCGGCACGGTGACGGCCACGCTCGCCGAATTGTCCAGCCGCTCCTCCGGGACGACGGTGGCGGCttggggcagagggaggggaagcaGGAGGAGGTCTCCACAATCTGATTCGACCTCCGGCCGAACCGGCGAGTCGCACGGACCGTTGGCGTTGGATTCGGCGGAGTCTTCGGGTTCGGTGGCGCCGAGCGCCTGCAGCACGGCCACGCCCAGGAAGTGGTgcaaggagggggaggaggaggtgttgttgttgtgggagtcCGAGCGGCCCAGGGAGCGCGAGGAAGGTTTACACATCGACTCGGAGCGATCCGAAAGGTCGCCGTCGGAGTGGGAGCGCCACAGCTTGTTATGCCGTTGTTTACTgcggaaggaaaagaagaagaaaaaagtgtgtgaagcGCAAAACTACGTCAAACTACGCCACGAGTCCAGAGGTTTTCTGCGTGAGAGCTCACCTGGCCAGCAGAATGCCCTGATactcctccagctgcttcaTGAACGAGGGGTTCGGTTTGGTGACGGCACGTTTCTCCTTCACGTGGTCGAAGGCGGTGTCCAGGTCCCAGCCGTACTCCTTCATGGCGTAGGCGATCACTGTGGACGCCGAGCGGCTCACGCCCATTTTACAGTGTACCAGACACTTGGCTCCGGCTTTCCtgacggaggagagaagacaaagagacGCATTACAAGAAGAAACCCACACTGAAAAGATTTCTCCAAACATTGcaagtgtgcgagtgtgtgcgtgtgtgtgtgcgtgtgtgtgtgtacatttgtttgAACCTACTTGGCTTTGGTGATGAACTTGAAGGTTTCATTCCAGTACTCCAGCAGGTTGGTGGCCTCCTCGTCGTACACTCGGATGTTGTGGTACTCAAACATCCCCGGGAAGAAGTTGTCTATTTCCCTCGTCACGTTCAGGATGTATCCCACTctggagacgagagaggaggaggaggagagagagaggcgggttAATGAGCGGAACTTTTTTATGATTAATCAGGAAGaagccaaaacattttcaatttttctaCAATGATAAAACAGAGCTTGCAAAAAAGCTCTGcccaaaaaaaaggtgcaaagtGCATCTTgggtttaaaatattttgtcaaaaaaaactattttgtctATACGTGCGTGACCTCTGTCATAGTCTTgatctgcaacagttaatcgattaatggattagtgaTCAACTACTagattaatcgccaactattttgatgatcgattaatagttgtttgtagtttttatgggggggaaagtcaaaattctctgatttcagcttcctaaatgtgaatatttttctggtttctttgctcctctatgacagtaaactaaatatcttagGTGAgtggaaaaagcaaaacatcatcttggtggtttgcggaaagaaaatcaaaaaatttaactaatcgagaaaataatcgacaaattaatcgataatgaaaataatccttagttgcagccctatttaAATACAATGAATGAACTGAAATGATGCATCAAGTcttaattcattaatttcacCTCAGACATTGagattggagtgtgtgtgtgtgtgtgtgtgtgtgtgtgtggggttaaATAACACCAGAGAACTGTTCAGCGACTGAACTCTTACCCGctgttctgcagctcctccagattAGAGGCGTTCCACTCGGAGCCCTAGCAGATAACGCAGGTCCCGTCAATATCAAGGTGAAACACGAGCACGTTccaacacaaaagcaaataaaagagctgctaataataatatcttATCTCTGAACAACGTGTACAACGGGGGGGGGTTCCAGCTTACTGGTTCTTACCAGATAGACGTGCTCGAAGATCTCAGTGGGACTGTCCATCTGTCCCAGGATCACGATCATCTCGTTGTCGATGAACTCTTTAAACTCCCTCAGGTTACAAACCATGTGCATCTCCAGCTCCGTTCGGATCTGGGGGTAGGAAAGAGGGGGGGCGATGGCAATTCAGAGACgcaagtaaaagtaaaaaattccACAGTAGCACAACAGTGAGAATTTTGAAAACATCCGTCTGTGCGCCTCTGACCTCCTTGCAGGTGACGTTCTCCAGGTCTTTCTGCATCATGATCTCTCGGAGGCGAGTCTTGATCAACCGCTCTGTGCACACCCTCTCTGTGggccttcacacacaaacacacacaaaacaccttTAGCACGTTTGCTCTTACgcttaaaaacacaacaatacaaCTTCAACCTTCACAGAACAGTTACAACTCTTGCGTTTCTCTCCATCGATTCATTTTCACTTAATGAGATCACTTGTTCCACGAGAGAATCGCCACTTTGTCCCGATTCTCCAAAACTGAAGAGGCCCGGCTGGGTTTCTCACCGCTCTGCTGTGGGGGGACGGGGACGCATTAAGCCTTTTTTCGACGTCgcgctgatgatgatgatgccaacAAGAGGCCTAATCACCTCTCAGGAGAGAAGAGCTCAGTTGGTCTCCTCCTctgattttctctttgttttgcttccAACTGATTTCCCagtataacaataataataacacagcaGCGTGAGTCAGCaggcacagagggaggagggacacacacacacacacacacacagaggtgtgtgACTGTAAAAACCTTTGTCGATGTTGGAACACTGGAAACAGTCGGCTTGTTTATCTCGACGCTGAATGTCGTGACATTGGGTCTCGCAGGGttaaggagagagagggaaacttTTTCCACTCTCGCCATCATATGCAGGAGAGTTTGACCTCACGACAgtcggagggaaggagggtCAGACAAATACGTCCCGTGAATCAAACTCGTACGAAAAAACAGGTTAGAACATCAAACATCACAGCCTGTCATTTAATTAATGGTTACACCAGGAAATGAGCTGCAGCGTCAACAAACACTCGCTGGTCACGTAATTGTGTCCGTCACCCGTGTGCGGGAATACAAACAAACTTCActggaactgtgtgtgtgtgtgtgtgtgtgtgtgtttgggtgtgtttgtgtactggAGCTCATAAACTTTGGGAGGTAAGTTTTTGATGGCAAGTGTATTTGGAGGGCAAACACACCtcctgcacagagagagagggagtatgAGGTGTTTATGTTTCCAGGCAGGCAGTAAATATGGGTGTTTCTTGATTGTCAAGTTTAAGAGTGGAACttgccctctccctctctctttctctctcttctgattCTCACCAACCCCAGGGCATCAGGGGCATCAGGTGCGCCCAGCAGTAAaaagtcttcctcctcctctcctgcccgCCACCTGCTCCCGTCCGTCGCCGTGTTGGTCTAcctcctgtttgtctgtccacATTCTGTTTTTTCCAGACGTAAATCAAGCCGGCTCAAGCCTCGGCTATTTCGGACACTCGAGGATCTCtgaagagagtgagtgtgtgtgtgcacaagagAGACGCTTCAAATAGGTAGCGTGTCACATGACTCGGCAGCAGGGAGGGGAATTTCCCTGGTATCAGTAAAGACATATATCCCGCCGCCCGCGTCGTTCCCCGTGTGCTCTGCCTCTGCTCCCGTGTGATCTGCTGACAACTCTGTGACACAGATAGCaaagtcttgtgtgtgtgtgtgtgtgtgtgtgtgtgtgtgtgtgtgtgtgtgtgtaaacgacCTCGAGCCAGTTCAGTcatgcctgcatgtgtgtgtgctttcgtttttcttatttgtgcctctctgtgtttcctttgCGACCCCAGTTCCAGAGTCCGAGGCTCTGAAGACTCGACGGCACGTGAGCAGAGAGGTCGTAAAGCTGTTGTGAAGATGTGACGAGTGTCTCACGTGTTTTTCCTTCTGATCTTCCTGAAATACCTTTTTACTTCCTCTTCGCCCCCTTCACACACGGCTGTAACACACGACTGCACGTGTCACGTAAGTACAGGATACATATCATTACTCTCATGTGGAACAGAGATgctacagtaataataataataataataataataataataacaggcCCAGCTCCTTCTGTACCTTTTCACAAATTCCTCCTTTGGTTTGgctttttacagtatataatgtaCACTGCGAAAAATGtccttcccttcttttttttttaaacgttcaTTGACTTTAGTCACTTTTTacatctgttttgtttaacaAATGGCgcattaaaaacaacttttgaaaaggttttgtgATATTTCAATTTTATATTTACTAAATTCTGTTTGCGGTATGTGTCataaattattttgttaatGTGTTGTCAATGCGAGCTGAGCTTCTCTCCGGCACACAAAATTATAACTTGTGAAAACCACACAATATTCAGATTCCACCATCAGGGAGACATCTGGAtttgtggaatgtgtgtgtgtgtgtgtgtgtgtaatgtgtgtgtgtgtgtgtgtgtgttcatgcctgTCCTGCCTCGACTTACAGGTCTGTGAAGGGGACCGGTGAGTTTGGGCGGTGCGACTCCACGTCCTGCATGGCGTTCCACTCATTGACACACAGCTGGTTGGAGGACACCCTGCTCTGGTAGTAGCTGATCCAGGTGAGGAAGAGGCTGCCGGGGTAGTAGTTGTGGCAGCGAGCCACGTCGCACGCTTTGTGCAGCGACTGGAGGGCGGACCTgaagaagacagggagagagggatgaagattTAAAAGTTTGGAGTGAAAAGTACGAGGGAATAAAAGGGCCATACCCCAAATCTTGGGTGAAATTGCTTGTACAATCTTCTTAAAGTATTTCGTTATTTAAACGtttaccactactactactttcAAGTACAACTTGACAagatgctccacattcctcattttaatGCAGGCGACATGCTAATCTTCTGATATTTCACTTCTAAAATGacacttttttgaaaaattacaactttattctgcAAAAATGATGACCTCATTCTAAAATTGCGACTTACAATTTATTCTTGCAATATGACCTTTCCCaaaaaattatgactttattctcatattgTGACTTCattcttgtaaaattatgaCATTTGTTCTAGTGATATAAAGaccttattattataatgatgaCCTTATTCTGATATTGAGACTATACTTTTTTGGAAAAATTATTACTCTTGTACTATGATTTTTCTCTGAAAATGTGACTTTATGCTTCAACTATTACAACTCCCCCCCCATATATACTTTATTCTAATATTGTGACTATTATTATAAAATTGTAATATTATTGTAAAATTTCAAATTCTTGTGATATTTCTCCAAAAATTCTGACTTTATATTCTTgttaaattatgatttttattctAGTGATcttaagactttttttcccacctaaAATGATGACCGTTTTCTCATAATCTCTGACTCTTTTTCCTTTAAGTGGCGCTGAACATAACTTTGTTCTTCATACgtaaagaaaatattatatgtGATAGaggaaaggacaaaaaaagtgaTTGAAACATAAGAGAGATGAGCAACTGCACATatatgagaaataaaacaaaaggagcGGAGCTGAGTAATTAGAGAGAGTAAAAacagagatgagaagagaagaactGAGAGATTACAGCTAGGAAAAGACACGATGCAGAGATATGAAAATGTAGAAGGAGGTCAAAGTAACAAAGGGACAAGAAAGTGAGGAAATGAAGACAATGAGTACGGAAATGAAGAGGAAGCAGTGGCATGTGAGGCGGGGGGAGATAAAGACGAGACTGGGAAGCAGAGAgataataagaaaagaaaagaagaaggagagagaagataaGGAACAGTGACAGAGATAAAGAGCTGGAGGTCAAAGTCAAAGGGGGATTTGAAGGAAGTACAGTAGTATGCGTGGTAATCTGACTGCAACTTCAAACAGCTGTCACGAGTTAGAAAACAATAAAGGTTGCTCACCACATGGCCTGGACGGAAACGGGTTTGAAGACGTGAACCCTGTTCACCGTCGACACACTGAAGCCgctgaggagacgagagaggagcaaagagtGGAAATCGGATGAGTGATCGAGTAACACCAACAAAATGAGACCAACGCCGAGTCAGACATTTCCGAAATGTGCGTGATGGTGTgagcgcgtctgactcggacaaacTCCGACTGCGTTGTTCAAATGTGAAAGTCAAAAACAGCCTGTGTAGCCCAGCCGGGTGCAGTGAGGAGGAAGCCGGACGAAGAAGGTTGTGGCGTCTTACCCGTCTCCATCCAGGTGGATCAGAGTGTCGCTCCACAGAGGCAGAACCAGACCGACCGTACAGCAGCTGGAGGGAAGATCGACATGTTGgacgacagcaacaacaaaacaacatgctCCACTTTGACATagcgagagagaaaggagtCAGACATAAACAGGCTGACTTCATCCTGCTGGTCACGTCACCGTTACGAAATCCAAGTAGATTGAAGATAAGATTAAGTGTAAACATTCTTCCAAATCttagaataaaacaataaagtcAGTATTACAGCAAAGCATGTTGTCTCTCCCAAGTTGCTGTATCAAATAGTGGGATTTAATTACAGTTACGTAACAAAAAGATGAAGTAGTGTAGCGTTGCTGTGGCACCGACCTATCAGAGGAGACGAAGTCCATGCCGAGCACGATGCTCTCCTCCGTGTCCTGCCGGCCGTTGGTGGAGACCACCACCATGTAGCGGGTCACCTGGGGGTAGGCGCTCTCCAGGCGCACGGCCtggaagaggggaaaagacaaGAACGGACAGAgatgaaggaaagaaggagaaaaggggCAAACTGTGGAGACAGTTGTACAACGGCTTCTTTGGCTCTGGAGTAGCTTTCGAAAAGCCTGAGAAAATAAACCCCTCCTATGTGATAGGGgttattgtgatattttataACAAAGTTGGCGTAACAGCCCCGCGGCTGTGGAGGCTGAAATATGAGGGTGTTCACTGGGAAGGGAAGGTCCAGTACAGCATGCTACTGAGGATCATTCGGGTGTTTTTAGAATCTGTCTCTAAGAAGTTCTTTGATTTTTGGAATATCCCTTTATCAAAGATGCTGCAGGGGCGCgacggtgcgttcacaccaaacgcaaagcaGGTTTTTTTGCGTACAAATTTAACGCAAATGTACATTGTACTAACGCCGGGCGAAGAGAATGGCGCAAATAACACGACGCGAGTAATGCGAAGACGTGAAAATTGCTTCgctcgctcgagttgaaatatttgaaatcaagtgaaatgtttgtgtggaGCAATGacgcgaaagccaattagcgcgACGCGAAAAAAATATACcgaagagtgtgtttgtgtgagcgtgtgtgctaCTGACCAGTCGGATGGTGTCCTCCGGCCGCAGCACAGTGAACATGGTCTGCAGATGTTTCTGTAGATCACCTGCAAAGACGGgattgaaaaaaaccaaaaccctcATTTAGTTTGAGTTTATTTTGGACAACAATCACATTCTTGGCATTTAAAAAGGTCGACTCGACACTCAGAGAGGTCAGTGTGTCGTTTCCACTGCCATCACATCCTGGTGTGTCTTTCACTTGGACCTACATCTGAATACGTCTGAGAAAGAAGCTGATGCTTTTAATAGTAATCTGCCCTATTTCACATCACAAACGTCTCCAAACGCTCGCTTTTCCACacgcagcaacaacaaaaaatcccGTCTTTTATCGATGATTTTCACtccttcattttcattatccCAAAACGCTTGGGAGGATTTGATTTTAACATCCGAACAAACGTGCCGTCCACCACATGGCACTGACTGACTTATCCTCCTCG
Coding sequences within it:
- the ssh2a gene encoding protein phosphatase Slingshot homolog 2 isoform X1 gives rise to the protein MTLGTVSGSGGSSAGSFCSCCGAKMVPCFGEDAVVSKNDINQLISESFLTVKGAALFLPRGNSPTPNSTPPISQRRNKHTGDLQKHLQTMFTVLRPEDTIRLAVRLESAYPQVTRYMVVVSTNGRQDTEESIVLGMDFVSSDSCCTVGLVLPLWSDTLIHLDGDGGFSVSTVNRVHVFKPVSVQAMWSALQSLHKACDVARCHNYYPGSLFLTWISYYQSRVSSNQLCVNEWNAMQDVESHRPNSPVPFTDLPTERVCTERLIKTRLREIMMQKDLENVTCKEIRTELEMHMVCNLREFKEFIDNEMIVILGQMDSPTEIFEHVYLGSEWNASNLEELQNSGVGYILNVTREIDNFFPGMFEYHNIRVYDEEATNLLEYWNETFKFITKAKKAGAKCLVHCKMGVSRSASTVIAYAMKEYGWDLDTAFDHVKEKRAVTKPNPSFMKQLEEYQGILLASKQRHNKLWRSHSDGDLSDRSESMCKPSSRSLGRSDSHNNNTSSSPSLHHFLGVAVLQALGATEPEDSAESNANGPCDSPVRPEVESDCGDLLLLPLPLPQAATVVPEERLDNSASVAVTVPVAVPHPPPSLHIVPPTPELQRVHRTPPPTHLSISVPKHKQVGQSLSLHERSSSEEISPLTLGSTDSDVVDWSLSDMTSDRLSPLSSPNAGPLPQVLPLAASDNNNNPSEPQTGYGRGEADGSSNHSTDSIDFFSAREKFLGLAQDGRTRTLSEPSEQRTPTDEDEGDEPVNGSQASPLSEDGDDRASPDRTPHHDNGISVRHIVTEIEAISHPVSCLPPSTSSSSLAPSSHSSQLLPQEHQEEEEEEAESCGEVAHGSSSSSTLPPSRPQSPSALPFEWPAGSVRRATEQLEQKLRQEMETVAPPQRSPLHSPGAEHPPFRLPPCSPSAEHPPLLSPPLATEQSLAQGEITPDSAPSKDESGERTGSQHERERLDPPCSPCTDNSQVSESHMLTSSPASTSPLVESSLNTSSQSQGPSHSQSPQGATRPQARSDHISVDGVTLQESDTEETLESSSRGVLGGCGPGCDAQSRLARGSQELEKIQQTLRELQAFLHEGVAATETTDGETREPEPPQGPRDAMDTEPGPCRAPTPPPEPDAGQRLRGRREENIFLERGRHRATELEARIRQAGLTPPSLMKRSASLAKLDCLELSADDLSDLDLRPHVRTSSSSTSHSHDSFPTSPSHHDDTWKKQKVLARASSAAKTNSPHGLSPAPRRCSQEDEEEEEEEEEAAGGREEPEGIALTASCQPGRGHSSRRSRRSSAETKQRAVTALYNTM
- the ssh2a gene encoding protein phosphatase Slingshot homolog 2 isoform X2, producing the protein MALVTVQRSPTPSTTSSPCVSDSGSGEDDRRSQPRSISESFLTVKGAALFLPRGNSPTPNSTPPISQRRNKHTGDLQKHLQTMFTVLRPEDTIRLAVRLESAYPQVTRYMVVVSTNGRQDTEESIVLGMDFVSSDSCCTVGLVLPLWSDTLIHLDGDGGFSVSTVNRVHVFKPVSVQAMWSALQSLHKACDVARCHNYYPGSLFLTWISYYQSRVSSNQLCVNEWNAMQDVESHRPNSPVPFTDLPTERVCTERLIKTRLREIMMQKDLENVTCKEIRTELEMHMVCNLREFKEFIDNEMIVILGQMDSPTEIFEHVYLGSEWNASNLEELQNSGVGYILNVTREIDNFFPGMFEYHNIRVYDEEATNLLEYWNETFKFITKAKKAGAKCLVHCKMGVSRSASTVIAYAMKEYGWDLDTAFDHVKEKRAVTKPNPSFMKQLEEYQGILLASKQRHNKLWRSHSDGDLSDRSESMCKPSSRSLGRSDSHNNNTSSSPSLHHFLGVAVLQALGATEPEDSAESNANGPCDSPVRPEVESDCGDLLLLPLPLPQAATVVPEERLDNSASVAVTVPVAVPHPPPSLHIVPPTPELQRVHRTPPPTHLSISVPKHKQVGQSLSLHERSSSEEISPLTLGSTDSDVVDWSLSDMTSDRLSPLSSPNAGPLPQVLPLAASDNNNNPSEPQTGYGRGEADGSSNHSTDSIDFFSAREKFLGLAQDGRTRTLSEPSEQRTPTDEDEGDEPVNGSQASPLSEDGDDRASPDRTPHHDNGISVRHIVTEIEAISHPVSCLPPSTSSSSLAPSSHSSQLLPQEHQEEEEEEAESCGEVAHGSSSSSTLPPSRPQSPSALPFEWPAGSVRRATEQLEQKLRQEMETVAPPQRSPLHSPGAEHPPFRLPPCSPSAEHPPLLSPPLATEQSLAQGEITPDSAPSKDESGERTGSQHERERLDPPCSPCTDNSQVSESHMLTSSPASTSPLVESSLNTSSQSQGPSHSQSPQGATRPQARSDHISVDGVTLQESDTEETLESSSRGVLGGCGPGCDAQSRLARGSQELEKIQQTLRELQAFLHEGVAATETTDGETREPEPPQGPRDAMDTEPGPCRAPTPPPEPDAGQRLRGRREENIFLERGRHRATELEARIRQAGLTPPSLMKRSASLAKLDCLELSADDLSDLDLRPHVRTSSSSTSHSHDSFPTSPSHHDDTWKKQKVLARASSAAKTNSPHGLSPAPRRCSQEDEEEEEEEEEAAGGREEPEGIALTASCQPGRGHSSRRSRRSSAETKQRAVTALYNTM